Proteins encoded in a region of the Desulforamulus hydrothermalis Lam5 = DSM 18033 genome:
- a CDS encoding helix-turn-helix transcriptional regulator yields MAKKQRKPHLKLKAFRVERALTQEDMAKRIGISINAYILKENGYRDFTLSEVAAMVNEFSLDPNKIFFCD; encoded by the coding sequence ATGGCAAAAAAACAAAGGAAACCGCATCTTAAACTGAAGGCGTTTAGAGTAGAAAGAGCTCTGACGCAAGAAGATATGGCTAAAAGAATAGGAATATCCATCAATGCCTATATCCTAAAGGAAAACGGATATCGGGATTTTACCCTTTCAGAGGTTGCAGCTATGGTTAATGAGTTTTCTTTGGATCCTAATAAGATATTTTTTTGTGATTAA